One window from the genome of Papilio machaon chromosome 6, ilPapMach1.1, whole genome shotgun sequence encodes:
- the LOC106714994 gene encoding keratin-associated protein 19-2-like isoform X1, whose translation MCYKIFVLLPVICCINAAPKNREFTSNEKVEKDDLKTAASSHSHQYSDWGGSSPGGYGYSVTGFGLINDKSDANYGGISGHNTYPTAGYSGYSGGEGFVGSARPLSGVGYVGNSGFSGNSGYAGNSGFSGIKGYGGYNPNLYGSNGGYGSNGGYGSNGGYGSNGGYGSNGGYGSNGGYGSNGGYGSNVGYGSSGSFGGNGGYGGYGGNGGLGSYSGYNNPYYQGSNHLGYGYYQPGNIYKSGSITPSYVNGYRGYTRR comes from the exons atgtgctacaaaatatttgttttattaccaGTTATTTGCTGTATCAATGCAGCACCAAAAAACAGAGAGTTTACCAGTAATGAAAAGGTTGAAAAGGATGATCTAAAGACGGCTGCCAGTTCAC ATAGTCATCAGTACTCCGACTGGGGCGGCAGCTCACCTGGCGGTTATGGATATAGCGTCACCGGTTTTGGCTTGATCAACGACAAATCTGATGCAAATTACGGCGGCATTTCTGGACATAATACCTATCCGACTGCTGGGTATTCTGGTTATAGTGGTGGTGAAGGTTTCGTGGGATCTGCACGCCCTCTCAGCGGTGTCGGGTATGTTGGGAACTCGGGATTTTCCGGGAACTCAGGATATGCCGGGAACTCGGGATTCAGCGGCATCAAAGGTTACGGTGGATACAATCCAAATTTGTACGGAAGTAACGGAGGCTACGGAAGTAACGGAGGCTACGGAAGTAACGGAGGCTACGGAAGTAACGGGGGCTATGGAAGTAACGGGGGCTACGGAAGTAACGGAGGCTATGGAAGTAACGGAGGCTACGGAAGTAACGTAGGCTACGGAAGTAGCGGAAGTTTTGGCGGTAATGGAGGTTACGGAGGCTACGGTGGCAACGGAGGTTTAGGTTCCTACAGTGGATATAACAATCCATACTACCAAGGATCCAATCATTTGGGCTACGGCTACTATCAACCCGGTAACATATACAAAAGCGGCAGCATCACTCCGAGCTACGTGAACGGTTATAGAGGATATACAAGGAGATAG
- the LOC106714994 gene encoding TATA-binding protein-associated factor 2N-like isoform X2, producing the protein MCYKIFVLLPVICCINAAPKNREFTSNEKVEKDDLKTAASSHSHQYSDWGGSSPGGYGYSVTGFGLINDKSDANYGGISGHNTYPTAGYSGYSGGEGFVGSARPLSGVGYVGNSGFSGNSGYAGNSGFSGIKGYGGYNPNLYGSNGGYGSNGGYGSNGGYGSNGGYGSNGGYGSNVGYGSSGSFGGNGGYGGYGGNGGLGSYSGYNNPYYQGSNHLGYGYYQPGNIYKSGSITPSYVNGYRGYTRR; encoded by the exons atgtgctacaaaatatttgttttattaccaGTTATTTGCTGTATCAATGCAGCACCAAAAAACAGAGAGTTTACCAGTAATGAAAAGGTTGAAAAGGATGATCTAAAGACGGCTGCCAGTTCAC ATAGTCATCAGTACTCCGACTGGGGCGGCAGCTCACCTGGCGGTTATGGATATAGCGTCACCGGTTTTGGCTTGATCAACGACAAATCTGATGCAAATTACGGCGGCATTTCTGGACATAATACCTATCCGACTGCTGGGTATTCTGGTTATAGTGGTGGTGAAGGTTTCGTGGGATCTGCACGCCCTCTCAGCGGTGTCGGGTATGTTGGGAACTCGGGATTTTCCGGGAACTCAGGATATGCCGGGAACTCGGGATTCAGCGGCATCAAAGGTTACGGTGGATACAATCCAAATTTGTACGGAAGTAACGGAG GCTACGGAAGTAACGGGGGCTATGGAAGTAACGGGGGCTACGGAAGTAACGGAGGCTATGGAAGTAACGGAGGCTACGGAAGTAACGTAGGCTACGGAAGTAGCGGAAGTTTTGGCGGTAATGGAGGTTACGGAGGCTACGGTGGCAACGGAGGTTTAGGTTCCTACAGTGGATATAACAATCCATACTACCAAGGATCCAATCATTTGGGCTACGGCTACTATCAACCCGGTAACATATACAAAAGCGGCAGCATCACTCCGAGCTACGTGAACGGTTATAGAGGATATACAAGGAGATAG